The Aminipila terrae nucleotide sequence TATAAATTTGAGGCATAGGCATGAAGATTAAATTACCTAAAATAAATTTTGACAAAAATAGTATAAATTTCAAACTGTGGGCTTATTTTATTCTATTTGCTGCATTTTTACTTTCACTTTTATGGCTTTTACAGATATTCTTTTTAAATACTTATTATCAGGAAATGAAAATATCTGAAACCAACAGAATAGCCAATGTGATTGCAGATAAATATGGTAAACCAGACTTTGTAGAAACCATAAGGTCTTTATCTGTATCCAATGATATGTATATCCAGATAGAAACAGATGATGCCATATTGTTTTCTCCGGGAAATGAATCTGGGAGAATGCCAGTCTATATGTATTTACCTGAGATGAGTACTGTGCGGAAAATGCTGTTTAAAGATAACCAACGGAGTGCTTCTGTTATTATCCCACAGAAAAACCCTGGGCATGGAGACAGAAAAACCCTGGCATATGCCAGCTTTTTGGAAAAGACTGCAGATGACAAAGTGATTTTATATATTTTTTCTCCTTTGTTTCCGGTAGATTCTACTGTAGGAATCTTGAGAAATCAATTAATATATGTTACTATTATTTCACTATGTATGGCATTCTGTTTGTCATTTTATTTGTCAAACAGGATTTCCAAGCCTATAAGAAGTATAACGAAATCCGCAGAAAAACTGGCTGCTGGGCAGTATGGTGTACCTTTTGAGGGGGGGCACTATACTGAAATCATACAACTGGCAGATACTTTAAATATGACATCAGTGGAATTAGAAAAGACGGATTCCTTAAGAAAGGATTTAATTGCAAATGTTTCTCATGACCTAAGAACACCTCTGACCATGGTTAAATCCTATGCAGAGATGATCAGAGATCTCTCCGGTGATAATCCTGAGAAACGAAAGGCCCATTTAGAGGTGATTATTGAGGAAGCAGACCGGTTAAATCTGCTGGTTAGTGATATGCTTGATTTATCCAGGCTTCAGACCCATGTCACACCTCTTGAAAAAAGTCAATTCAGCCTTTTGGAAGCTGCTCAAAGCATTATACATTCTCTGGGCATATATGAAAGCCGTGATGGGTATAAATTTGTTTTGGATTGCCCGGAAGATATCATTGTAACTGCAGATGAAAATAAAATAAAACGTGTTATTTCCAATTTACTCAATAACGCCATTAAATATTGTGGTGAAGATAAGGAAATTGAAGTAAAAATCTTCAGTAAAGATGGAGCTGCAAGGTGTGAGGTGTCTGACCATGGAATGGGCATTGCCGCTGATGAGATTGATCAGATATGGGACAGATATTATAAAGCAAGTACACATCATGTAAGGGAAGTAAAAGGTACCGGACTGGGGTTATCTATCGTTAAGGAAATCGTATTACTTCATAAAGGTCGTTATGGAGTAGACAGTAAAGAAGGAGAAGGCAGTACCTTTTATTTTGAATTAAATAAATAGAATTAAAAAAAATTAAAGAGAAATTAGCAATTTTGTTATTGACATAAAAAAAGCAGTATGATAAACTGAAAAATTTGTATGCTTGACATAAACCGAATTAGTAATATATACTAGAAGTATATATTGGAGGGATTGTTATGTATACCGTTGGAGATAAAGTCGTGTATCCGATGCATGGTGCAGGAGTTATAGAAAAAATAGAAGAAAAGAAAATCTTAGGGGAAATAAGAAAATATTACATCTTAAAACTGCCTTGTGGGGATATGAAAGTGATGATTCCTGTTGAAAGCAGTAACAGTGTTGGCGTGCGTGAAATTATTTCTGAAGAGCAGCTGAAAGGAGTTATCTCCATACTAAAAGATGACTCTAGTACAATGCCGAGCAATTGGAACCGCAGATATCGGGAAAATATGGAAAAACTAAAGACGGGTGACGTAATAGAGGTCGCTGAAGTTGTCAGGAATCTGATTCGGATGGACAGACAGAAAAAGTTGTCTACGGGAGAAAAGAAAATGCTTACTAATGCAAAACAGATTCTGCTTAGTGAAATAATTCTGGTAAGGGATATTGGACAAAACGAAGCAAATGATATTATTGATAAAGCAATTTAATCTTCGCTTATTGATAGTATTTGAGCTATAAACACTTCAAAAGAAATGGAGGGAAAAAACAGATTTGAAGGGGGGTGAAACAGGATGTTAAAAAAACTTATAAGAATAATATTGACTATTGTTGGGGCCATTGTGGGATATGGTGTGTTCTTATTAAGTGAATTTATGTATGGCTTATCGGGGAATTCCTTAGAAAGTAAATTCACAGAAACACAGTTAGCAGTTACTGCGCTATGTTTTGCTATTATTTTTGGAATTATATTTTTTAGAGCAACACCTAGTCTTGGAAAACACAGCATCAAGGTAGCAAAGGGCATTGAGTCCGATTTGCAGGGGGTTTCTACAAATGATATAGCATCAGGAACATTTGGATTGATTGTTGGATTGATTATTGCTTTTTTAGTCAGTCAGATTTATGCGACGATTCAGATTTTCTATATGGGTACAATTCTAAGCATCATTACGTATCTTATCATGGGATACCTGGGTGTTATTATTGCAACAAAAAGGTTTAAAGATGTAACAAGTGCATGGCTTGCAAGAAGCAAAAGTGGACAGCCTTTTAAATCAAAAAGCAAACTTGCTGATGCTACACCAAAAATTCTTGATACCAGTGTAATCATTGATGGAAGAATAGCAGATATTATGAAAACGGGATTTATCGAAGGAAATATCGTGATACCTGAATTTGTATTATTGGAGTTACAGCATATTGCTGATTCATCTGATGGATTGAAAAGAAACCGGGGACGCAGAGGACTTGATATTTTAAATAAAATACAGGAAGAATATGGTATTGATATTTACAATACCACATCTGAAAAATCTCTGGATGAGATTCCTGAAGTTGATGTTAAACTACTAAAGCTTGCGCAGATTATGAATGGGAAGGTTGTTACCAATGACTTCAACCTGAACAAAGTAGCAGGAATAAAAGGCGTTAAAGTCTTAAATATTAATGAACTGGCAAATACCTTAAAGCCAGTAGTGCTTCCTGGAGAGGACATGAAACTTTTCCTTGTGAAAGAAGGAAAAGAAAGCAATCAGGCCGTAGCATATCTTGATGATGGAACTATGATTGTCGTTGAAGAGGGAAGAAGGTTTATAGGACAGAATGTAACTGTTACTGTAACAAGTGTATTGCAAACATCAGCAGGACGTATGATTTTTGCAAAACCAAAGAGATAAAAATATATGTATAAAAACAAAAAAGTAGCTGTAATAATAGCCGCTGCCGGGTCTGGAAAAAGGATGGGCAGCGGCATTCCGAAACAATTTTTAGAAATAGAAGGTAAGTCCGTGCTTGTTAAAACTGCTTTGGCTTTCAGCCAGAATCAGTATGTTGACGGCTTTTTTGTCGTTACGGGAAAGGATTTTGTTGAAAGAACAGAAGAACTTTTGAAAAGTATGGATAAATTTATGGGAATTGCTGTAGGTGGTGCTGAACGGCAGGATTCAGTGTATAAGGGATTGGAAATGCTGCCAGAAGATACGGATTATGTATTAGTGCATGACGCAGCAAGACCTTTTATAACCCAGAATGTTATTGATTTGGTAATTGAAAAGTCTGTAGAGAAGGGAGCTGCGGTTGCGGCAGTACCAGTTAAAGACACCATAAAGACCGTTGATGAACAAGGGGTTTTTACAAATACATTACCGAGAGATCAGCTCAGGTGCATACAAACTCCTCAGGGATTTCAGAAGGAACTGCTTATAAAGGCCTATAAAAAAGCTTTTGCTGAAAATTATTATGGTACGGATGATGCGGTTTTAATTGAAAGGACAGGGTTCCCTGTACATCTGGTGGATGGAGATTATAGTAACATTAAGATTACAACAAAAGAGGATATGCCCATGGAATGCAGAATTGGTACAGGATATGATGTACACAGATTAGAAAAAAACAGAAAACTAATTTTAGGAGGTGTGGAAATACCTTTTGAATCAGGGTTGTCAGGACACTCCGATGCAGATGTTTTGGTGCATGCCATTATGGATGCACTGCTGGGTGCGGCGGCTTTAGGTGATATTGGAAGACATTTTCCAGATGCAGATGAAAAATATGAGGGTATTTCCAGTA carries:
- a CDS encoding HAMP domain-containing sensor histidine kinase; its protein translation is MKIKLPKINFDKNSINFKLWAYFILFAAFLLSLLWLLQIFFLNTYYQEMKISETNRIANVIADKYGKPDFVETIRSLSVSNDMYIQIETDDAILFSPGNESGRMPVYMYLPEMSTVRKMLFKDNQRSASVIIPQKNPGHGDRKTLAYASFLEKTADDKVILYIFSPLFPVDSTVGILRNQLIYVTIISLCMAFCLSFYLSNRISKPIRSITKSAEKLAAGQYGVPFEGGHYTEIIQLADTLNMTSVELEKTDSLRKDLIANVSHDLRTPLTMVKSYAEMIRDLSGDNPEKRKAHLEVIIEEADRLNLLVSDMLDLSRLQTHVTPLEKSQFSLLEAAQSIIHSLGIYESRDGYKFVLDCPEDIIVTADENKIKRVISNLLNNAIKYCGEDKEIEVKIFSKDGAARCEVSDHGMGIAADEIDQIWDRYYKASTHHVREVKGTGLGLSIVKEIVLLHKGRYGVDSKEGEGSTFYFELNK
- a CDS encoding CarD family transcriptional regulator — translated: MYTVGDKVVYPMHGAGVIEKIEEKKILGEIRKYYILKLPCGDMKVMIPVESSNSVGVREIISEEQLKGVISILKDDSSTMPSNWNRRYRENMEKLKTGDVIEVAEVVRNLIRMDRQKKLSTGEKKMLTNAKQILLSEIILVRDIGQNEANDIIDKAI
- a CDS encoding PIN/TRAM domain-containing protein; amino-acid sequence: MLKKLIRIILTIVGAIVGYGVFLLSEFMYGLSGNSLESKFTETQLAVTALCFAIIFGIIFFRATPSLGKHSIKVAKGIESDLQGVSTNDIASGTFGLIVGLIIAFLVSQIYATIQIFYMGTILSIITYLIMGYLGVIIATKRFKDVTSAWLARSKSGQPFKSKSKLADATPKILDTSVIIDGRIADIMKTGFIEGNIVIPEFVLLELQHIADSSDGLKRNRGRRGLDILNKIQEEYGIDIYNTTSEKSLDEIPEVDVKLLKLAQIMNGKVVTNDFNLNKVAGIKGVKVLNINELANTLKPVVLPGEDMKLFLVKEGKESNQAVAYLDDGTMIVVEEGRRFIGQNVTVTVTSVLQTSAGRMIFAKPKR